In Urechidicola croceus, a single window of DNA contains:
- a CDS encoding acyl-CoA dehydrogenase family protein yields the protein MATIKGGEFLIKEIKSEDIFVTEEFTEEQNMMKEAVIEFIDREVWPHKERFEKKDYALTEELMRKAGEMGFLGVAIPEEYGGIGMGFVSTMLVTDYISAATGSLGTAFGAHTGIGTMPIYLYGTEDQKQKFLPALTSGERFGAYCLTEPGAGSDANSGKTTAELTADGKHYKINGQKMWISNAGFAEIFIVFARIEDDKNITAFILEYDKNNPNGVTLGEEENKLGITSSSTRQVFFNDTMVPVKNMLSERGKGFKIALNSLNVGRIKLGAACLDASRRIINESVKYANERIQFKTPISSFGAIQKKFAEMSTKTFVADAACYRAAKDIQNMIDDELATGKSHADAELAAFNEYAIECAIIKVYASEVSQDVSDEGIQIFGGMGFSKDAPMESAWRDARITRIYEGTNEINRLLTVGMLLKKAMKGEIDLLTPAMEVGNSLMGIPSFDTPDYSEVLSEEKAMIEKLKKAFLMISGKAVQTYGMDLEKHQQLILSAAEVMIEIYMAESAILKAEKVAKMTSEKEAQGQIDMAKLNLFYAIEKITSVGKEGIIYFSEGDEQRMMLMGLKRFTKYTNMPNPIKLRNSIAAKVIAENKYCF from the coding sequence ATGGCAACAATTAAAGGAGGAGAATTCCTTATTAAAGAAATTAAATCAGAAGACATCTTTGTTACAGAAGAATTTACTGAAGAACAAAATATGATGAAAGAAGCGGTTATTGAATTCATAGATCGCGAAGTTTGGCCACATAAAGAACGTTTTGAAAAGAAAGACTACGCACTTACTGAAGAATTAATGCGTAAGGCTGGAGAAATGGGATTCTTAGGTGTTGCAATTCCTGAAGAATATGGTGGAATAGGAATGGGATTTGTATCAACAATGTTGGTAACAGATTATATTTCTGCCGCTACAGGATCACTAGGAACTGCATTTGGTGCTCATACAGGAATTGGAACAATGCCAATTTATTTATATGGAACTGAAGATCAAAAGCAAAAATTCTTACCTGCATTAACTTCAGGTGAAAGATTTGGAGCATACTGTTTGACTGAGCCTGGAGCAGGATCTGATGCTAATTCTGGTAAAACTACTGCAGAACTTACTGCAGATGGAAAGCATTATAAAATTAACGGACAAAAAATGTGGATTTCAAATGCAGGATTTGCTGAGATTTTCATCGTTTTTGCAAGAATTGAAGATGACAAAAACATCACTGCTTTTATTTTAGAATATGATAAAAACAATCCTAATGGAGTTACATTAGGAGAAGAAGAAAATAAGTTAGGAATAACTTCATCTTCAACACGTCAAGTATTTTTTAATGATACAATGGTTCCTGTTAAAAATATGTTATCTGAAAGAGGAAAAGGATTCAAAATTGCCTTAAACTCACTTAATGTTGGTCGTATTAAATTAGGAGCTGCTTGTTTAGATGCAAGTAGAAGAATCATCAACGAATCTGTGAAATATGCTAATGAACGTATCCAATTCAAAACCCCAATTTCAAGTTTTGGAGCAATTCAAAAGAAATTTGCTGAAATGAGTACGAAGACTTTCGTGGCTGATGCAGCTTGTTATAGAGCAGCAAAAGACATTCAAAATATGATTGATGATGAATTAGCAACTGGTAAGTCACATGCTGATGCAGAGTTAGCTGCTTTTAATGAATATGCTATTGAATGTGCAATCATCAAAGTATATGCTTCTGAAGTATCACAAGATGTATCTGATGAGGGTATCCAAATTTTTGGTGGAATGGGATTCTCAAAAGACGCTCCTATGGAAAGCGCTTGGAGAGATGCTCGTATCACAAGAATTTATGAAGGAACAAATGAAATCAATAGATTATTAACTGTTGGAATGTTGCTTAAAAAAGCAATGAAAGGTGAAATTGACTTATTAACTCCTGCAATGGAAGTTGGTAACAGCTTAATGGGAATTCCTTCTTTTGACACTCCTGATTATTCTGAAGTTCTATCAGAAGAGAAAGCAATGATTGAAAAATTGAAAAAAGCCTTTTTGATGATTTCTGGAAAAGCTGTTCAGACTTATGGTATGGATTTAGAAAAACATCAACAATTAATTTTATCTGCTGCTGAAGTTATGATAGAAATTTATATGGCCGAAAGTGCTATTTTAAAAGCAGAAAAAGTTGCTAAAATGACTTCTGAAAAAGAAGCACAAGGGCAAATTGATATGGCAAAATTAAATTTATTTTATGCTATTGAAAAAATAACTTCTGTTGGAAAAGAAGGAATTATTTATTTTTCTGAAGGAGATGAACAACGTATGATGTTAATGGGATTAAAACGTTTTACTAAATACACAAATATGCCAAATCCAATTAAGTTACGTAATTCAATTGCAGCAAAAGTTATTGCTGAAAACAAATACTGTTTTTAA
- the dnaK gene encoding molecular chaperone DnaK codes for MSKIIGIDLGTTNSCVSVMEGNEPVVIPNAEGKRTTPSIVAFIEGGDRKVGDPAKRQAVTNPLNTVYSIKRFMGNKFSECAKEIKRVPYKVVKGDNDTPRVDIDGRLYTPQEISAMVLQKMKKTAEDYLGHEVTEAVVTVPAYFNDAQRQATKEAGEIAGLKISRIINEPTAAALAYGMDKKSEDQKIAVFDFGGGTHDVSILELGDGVFEVLSTDGDTHLGGDDVDEKIINWLADEFNSEEGIDLRKDPMALQRLKEAAEKAKIELSSSAQTEINLPYVTATASGPKHLVRTLSRSKFEQLIDDLVKRTIEPCQTALKNAGLSTKDIDEVILVGGSTRIPAVQEAVEKFFGKKPSKGVNPDEVVAVGAAIQGGVLTGDVKDVLLLDVTPLSLGIETMGNVMTKLIEANTTIPTKKSQVFSTAADNQPSVEIHVLQGERAMAADNKTIGRFHLDGIPPAQRGVPQIEVTFDIDANGIINVSAKDKGTGKEHNIRIEASSGLTDEEIQKMKQEAEANADADKIAKETAEKINGADSMIFQTEKQLKEFGDKLSADKKDPIEAALTELKAAHESKDLAQIDTAMEKINEAWKVASEEMYKAEQEAQAGGAAGNGAQQDASGSTEDDVQDVDFEEVKED; via the coding sequence ATGAGTAAAATTATAGGAATCGATTTAGGAACAACCAACTCTTGTGTTTCTGTAATGGAAGGGAATGAACCAGTTGTAATCCCTAACGCAGAAGGAAAGAGAACTACACCTTCTATTGTAGCTTTCATTGAAGGTGGAGATAGAAAAGTAGGAGATCCAGCAAAACGTCAAGCAGTAACAAACCCATTGAATACCGTTTATTCAATTAAACGTTTTATGGGAAATAAATTTTCTGAATGTGCTAAAGAAATTAAGCGTGTACCTTATAAAGTAGTAAAAGGAGATAACGATACTCCAAGAGTTGATATTGATGGTCGTTTATATACACCACAAGAAATATCAGCAATGGTATTACAAAAAATGAAAAAGACTGCCGAAGACTATTTAGGACATGAAGTTACTGAAGCAGTTGTAACTGTACCAGCATATTTTAATGATGCACAGCGTCAAGCAACAAAAGAAGCAGGTGAAATAGCAGGTTTAAAAATTAGTAGAATTATTAATGAGCCTACAGCTGCAGCATTGGCTTATGGAATGGATAAAAAGAGCGAAGATCAAAAAATTGCAGTATTTGATTTTGGAGGTGGAACTCATGATGTATCTATCTTAGAATTGGGTGATGGTGTTTTTGAAGTTTTATCTACAGATGGTGATACTCACTTAGGAGGAGATGATGTTGATGAAAAAATAATCAACTGGTTAGCAGATGAATTTAATTCTGAAGAAGGAATTGATTTAAGAAAAGATCCAATGGCACTTCAACGTTTAAAAGAAGCAGCTGAAAAAGCAAAAATTGAATTATCATCTTCTGCACAAACAGAAATTAACTTGCCTTATGTAACAGCTACAGCTAGTGGACCAAAACACTTGGTAAGAACACTTTCTAGATCAAAATTTGAACAATTAATTGACGATTTAGTAAAAAGAACTATTGAACCATGTCAAACTGCACTTAAAAATGCAGGCTTATCTACTAAAGATATTGATGAAGTTATTTTAGTTGGAGGATCGACACGTATTCCAGCTGTACAAGAAGCTGTTGAAAAATTCTTTGGAAAAAAACCATCAAAAGGAGTAAATCCTGATGAAGTAGTTGCAGTAGGTGCAGCAATTCAAGGAGGAGTTTTAACAGGAGATGTAAAAGATGTATTGTTACTTGATGTAACTCCATTATCTCTAGGAATTGAAACTATGGGTAATGTAATGACAAAATTGATTGAAGCTAATACAACGATTCCTACAAAGAAATCACAAGTATTCTCAACTGCAGCAGATAACCAACCTTCAGTAGAAATTCATGTTTTACAAGGAGAAAGAGCAATGGCTGCAGATAATAAAACAATTGGACGTTTTCATTTAGACGGAATTCCTCCAGCACAAAGAGGAGTACCTCAAATTGAAGTAACTTTTGATATTGATGCAAATGGTATTATCAATGTTTCTGCTAAAGATAAAGGAACAGGTAAAGAACATAACATTCGTATTGAAGCATCTTCTGGTTTGACTGATGAAGAAATCCAAAAAATGAAACAAGAAGCAGAAGCAAATGCTGATGCAGATAAAATAGCAAAAGAAACTGCTGAAAAAATCAATGGTGCAGATTCAATGATTTTTCAAACGGAAAAGCAATTGAAAGAATTTGGTGATAAATTATCTGCGGATAAAAAAGATCCAATTGAAGCAGCATTGACTGAATTAAAAGCAGCTCATGAATCTAAAGACCTTGCACAAATTGATACTGCAATGGAAAAAATCAATGAGGCTTGGAAAGTAGCATCTGAAGAAATGTATAAAGCAGAGCAAGAGGCACAAGCAGGTGGAGCAGCAGGAAATGGAGCACAACAAGATGCTTCAGGTTCTACTGAAGATGATGTTCAAGATGTAGATTTTGAAGAAGTAAAAGAAGACTAA
- a CDS encoding acetyl-CoA C-acyltransferase — protein MKQAYIVKAYRTAVGKAPKGVFRFKRTDELAAETIKYMMKELPNLDAKRIDDVIVGNAMPEGSQGLNMARLISLMGLDIVDVPGVTVNRFCSSGVETIGMATAKIQAGMADCIIAGGAESMSSVPMTGFKPELNYNIVKAGHEDYYWGMGNTAEAVAKQFKVSREDQDEFAYNSHMKALRAQAEDRFQDQIVPIEVEQTYIDANGKKATKSYTVTKDEGPRAGTSKEVLAKLRAVFAAGGSVTAGNSSQMSDGAAFVMVMSEDMVKELNLEPIARMVNYAAAGVEPRIMGIGPVKAIPKALKQAGLKQSDLDLIELNEAFASQSLAVIRELDLNPDIINVNGGAIALGHPLGCTGAKLSVQLFDEMRKRNMSGKYGAVTMCVGTGQGACGIFEFLK, from the coding sequence ATGAAACAAGCATATATAGTAAAAGCATATAGAACCGCAGTAGGTAAAGCACCTAAAGGTGTGTTCCGTTTTAAAAGAACAGATGAATTAGCTGCTGAAACCATCAAATACATGATGAAGGAACTGCCTAATTTAGACGCAAAGCGTATTGATGATGTAATTGTTGGTAATGCAATGCCTGAAGGTTCACAAGGATTAAATATGGCACGTTTAATTTCATTAATGGGATTAGATATAGTTGATGTTCCTGGTGTAACTGTAAACCGTTTTTGCTCTTCTGGAGTAGAAACTATAGGTATGGCAACTGCAAAAATACAAGCTGGAATGGCAGATTGTATTATTGCTGGTGGAGCAGAAAGCATGAGTAGTGTTCCAATGACTGGTTTTAAACCAGAATTAAACTACAATATCGTAAAAGCTGGTCACGAAGATTATTATTGGGGAATGGGAAATACTGCAGAAGCTGTTGCAAAGCAGTTTAAAGTATCTCGTGAAGATCAAGATGAATTTGCATACAATTCACATATGAAAGCATTACGAGCGCAAGCTGAAGATCGTTTTCAAGATCAAATTGTACCAATAGAGGTTGAACAAACATATATTGATGCAAACGGAAAAAAAGCTACAAAATCATATACTGTAACAAAGGATGAAGGTCCGCGTGCAGGAACAAGTAAAGAAGTACTTGCAAAATTACGTGCAGTATTTGCTGCTGGTGGAAGTGTAACTGCTGGTAACTCATCACAAATGAGTGATGGAGCTGCTTTTGTAATGGTTATGAGTGAAGACATGGTTAAAGAATTAAATCTAGAACCAATTGCAAGAATGGTAAATTATGCTGCTGCAGGTGTTGAGCCTCGTATTATGGGAATTGGTCCTGTAAAAGCAATTCCAAAAGCATTAAAACAAGCAGGATTAAAACAATCTGATTTAGACCTTATTGAATTGAATGAGGCTTTTGCTTCTCAATCTTTAGCGGTAATAAGAGAATTAGATTTAAATCCAGATATTATAAATGTAAATGGTGGTGCTATTGCATTAGGGCATCCATTAGGTTGTACAGGAGCTAAACTTTCGGTTCAACTATTTGACGAAATGCGCAAAAGAAATATGAGTGGAAAATATGGTGCTGTAACCATGTGTGTAGGTACAGGTCAAGGAGCTTGTGGAATTTTTGAATTTTTAAAATAA
- a CDS encoding chloramphenicol acetyltransferase, translated as MKKELNLTTWNRKDHFNFFKQFEEPFFGVTVDVDVTVAYKKAKEQNVSFFLYYLHKSIVAANSVEAFRYRINDDKVYIYDFINPSPTINRPDNTFGFSYISYAEDFNDFLKIATKEIERVRNTTGLNPATSGENVIHYSSIPWIKFTSLSHARSFTFPDSCPKISFGKMTETNGKKIMPMSVHVHHALMDGYEVGLYIKKFQDLLNQ; from the coding sequence TTGAAAAAAGAATTAAATCTTACCACTTGGAATAGGAAAGACCATTTCAATTTTTTCAAACAATTTGAAGAACCTTTTTTTGGTGTTACAGTAGATGTTGATGTTACAGTAGCTTATAAAAAAGCAAAAGAACAAAATGTATCTTTCTTTTTGTATTATTTACATAAATCAATAGTCGCAGCAAATAGTGTAGAGGCTTTTAGATATAGAATAAATGATGATAAAGTCTATATTTATGATTTTATCAACCCTTCGCCAACAATAAATAGACCAGACAATACTTTTGGGTTTTCTTATATTTCTTATGCTGAAGATTTTAATGATTTTTTAAAAATTGCAACTAAAGAAATTGAAAGAGTCAGAAATACAACAGGTTTAAATCCTGCAACTTCAGGTGAAAATGTTATTCACTACTCCTCTATCCCTTGGATTAAATTTACTTCATTATCTCATGCAAGAAGTTTTACTTTTCCTGATAGTTGCCCTAAGATTTCATTTGGAAAAATGACTGAAACAAACGGTAAAAAAATAATGCCAATGTCTGTTCATGTTCACCATGCACTAATGGATGGGTATGAAGTTGGATTGTATATTAAAAAGTTTCAAGACCTCCTAAACCAATAA
- a CDS encoding NAD(P)H-dependent flavin oxidoreductase, whose product MKTKLTELLNIKYPIIQAPMFLVSNTKMVIEAMNSGIAGCIPALNYRTLEELRNAIHELKAAKVDGGSFGFNLIVNKSNPKFKAQLDVLCEEGVDFIITSLGSPEETIRRSHQNGIKVFCDVTDLKFAQKVDSLGADAIIAVNNQAGGHRGKLTPEELIKEITANCKAPVISAGGVGCKADIDKMLSYGAEGVSVGSPFIASVESGVTDEYKQACVDYGAKDIVMTERISGTPCTVINTPYVQKIGTKQTWIESVLNKNKKLKKWVKMIRFSIGMKATEKAATKATYKTVWVAGPSIEYTNKISTVKEITAKLVG is encoded by the coding sequence ATGAAAACTAAACTAACTGAACTATTAAATATTAAATATCCAATTATTCAAGCGCCAATGTTTTTAGTATCAAATACTAAAATGGTTATTGAAGCAATGAATAGTGGAATTGCTGGTTGTATTCCCGCATTAAATTATAGAACTTTAGAAGAATTGAGAAATGCAATTCATGAATTAAAAGCGGCAAAAGTTGATGGAGGTTCATTTGGTTTTAATTTGATTGTAAACAAATCAAATCCTAAGTTTAAAGCACAATTAGATGTTTTATGTGAGGAAGGTGTTGATTTTATTATTACTTCACTTGGAAGCCCAGAAGAAACAATTAGGAGATCTCACCAAAATGGAATCAAAGTATTTTGTGATGTTACAGATTTGAAATTTGCTCAAAAAGTAGACAGCCTTGGTGCAGATGCTATTATTGCGGTAAATAATCAAGCAGGAGGACATAGAGGAAAATTAACTCCAGAAGAATTAATTAAAGAAATTACAGCAAATTGTAAAGCACCTGTAATTTCAGCAGGTGGAGTTGGTTGTAAAGCAGATATTGATAAAATGTTGAGTTATGGAGCAGAAGGAGTTTCAGTAGGGAGTCCATTTATTGCATCTGTTGAGTCTGGTGTTACTGATGAATATAAACAGGCATGTGTTGATTATGGAGCGAAAGATATTGTAATGACCGAGCGTATCTCTGGAACACCTTGTACAGTAATAAACACACCCTATGTTCAGAAAATTGGAACAAAACAAACTTGGATTGAGAGTGTGCTTAACAAAAATAAGAAATTGAAAAAATGGGTAAAAATGATTCGTTTTTCAATTGGAATGAAAGCTACAGAAAAAGCGGCTACGAAAGCAACTTATAAGACAGTTTGGGTTGCAGGGCCAAGTATTGAGTACACTAATAAAATTTCAACAGTAAAAGAAATTACAGCGAAATTGGTTGGTTAA
- a CDS encoding peptidylprolyl isomerase: MKKIIYSLILILTISCSPKLFKDKWTQERAPEYFNARFETTKGNFDLEAKREWSPEGVDRLYQLIKNDYYTDIALFRVIPGFVVQFGIHNDSLINKLWEKHVISDESVIQSNDSMAISFARDGVDSRTTQIFINLKDNHRLDTVHYNDVTGFPVVAKIISGMETVHKFNSEYGAKPSHEQDSIYNKGNAYLKEKYPKMDYIKRAYLIKPYEKFTGELIKKN, encoded by the coding sequence ATGAAAAAAATTATATACTCATTAATCTTAATCCTAACAATTTCTTGTAGTCCAAAACTATTTAAAGATAAATGGACACAAGAAAGAGCTCCAGAATATTTCAACGCTCGTTTTGAAACGACTAAAGGAAATTTTGATCTTGAAGCGAAACGCGAATGGTCTCCAGAAGGAGTTGATAGACTATATCAACTAATTAAAAATGATTATTATACAGATATTGCATTATTCAGAGTTATTCCAGGATTTGTTGTTCAATTTGGAATTCATAATGATTCACTAATCAATAAACTATGGGAAAAACATGTTATTTCTGATGAGTCCGTTATACAAAGTAACGACTCTATGGCAATTTCATTTGCAAGAGACGGTGTTGACTCAAGAACTACTCAGATTTTCATCAATTTAAAAGATAATCATCGATTGGACACTGTTCATTACAATGATGTTACTGGCTTCCCTGTAGTTGCAAAAATTATCAGCGGAATGGAAACAGTTCATAAATTTAATTCTGAATATGGAGCAAAACCTTCTCATGAACAAGATTCAATTTACAATAAAGGGAATGCTTATTTAAAAGAGAAATACCCAAAGATGGATTATATTAAACGTGCCTATTTAATAAAGCCATATGAAAAGTTTACAGGAGAATTGATTAAAAAAAACTAA
- a CDS encoding ThuA domain-containing protein, with protein sequence MNLKNNILKTAFTLTIALFISSQLLAQAQFKVLLITETAGWHHESIDYGIAAINELANKHTFEVDRQQKAQKITEKKLSNYDAVIFLSTTADIFDNEEQAAFEKFIQSGKGYVGIHAASDTEYDWEWYTKLVGRMFKIHPVQQTAKLRLQNSNFPGLEHFPNTLLWTDEWYEFGEEKVDDLNYLITVDENTFDANVQWGDNIGKGMGDFHPIAWYHNFDGGRSFYTALGHKEAVYSDAYFLAHLYGGIYWAATGKGIE encoded by the coding sequence ATGAACTTAAAAAATAATATTTTAAAAACAGCATTTACACTTACAATTGCCCTTTTTATCTCTTCGCAACTACTTGCTCAAGCACAATTTAAAGTACTGTTAATAACTGAAACCGCTGGTTGGCATCATGAATCTATTGATTATGGTATTGCTGCAATCAATGAATTGGCCAATAAACACACTTTCGAAGTAGATAGACAACAAAAAGCACAAAAAATCACAGAAAAAAAATTAAGTAATTATGACGCAGTTATATTTTTAAGCACTACTGCAGATATCTTTGATAATGAAGAGCAAGCAGCATTTGAGAAATTCATTCAATCTGGAAAAGGATATGTTGGTATTCACGCCGCATCAGATACAGAATATGATTGGGAATGGTATACAAAATTAGTTGGTAGAATGTTCAAAATACACCCTGTTCAACAAACTGCAAAATTAAGATTACAAAACAGTAATTTTCCTGGACTTGAGCATTTTCCAAACACACTTTTATGGACAGATGAATGGTATGAGTTTGGTGAAGAAAAAGTAGATGACTTAAATTATTTAATAACTGTAGATGAAAATACATTTGATGCAAATGTACAATGGGGAGATAATATTGGAAAAGGCATGGGAGATTTTCACCCAATTGCTTGGTATCATAATTTTGATGGAGGACGATCGTTCTACACTGCACTTGGTCATAAAGAAGCTGTATATTCTGATGCATACTTTTTAGCACATTTATATGGAGGAATTTATTGGGCTGCAACTGGAAAAGGTATTGAATAA
- a CDS encoding DUF6265 family protein, translated as MKKILFILTFCTVLFNHAQSDIDVYLFDLEISNDEYKLSNIVNVSNNEGYDNQPSFIDNNTIVYAGTRNNQTDIVKYSIDTSKKTWINTTEGSEYSPLKIPNENAVSSIRLEENGDQKLYSYNLETGESEILVDKLIIGYHTWFIPNILISSVLDYGNLSLFVTNVNEQQNHKIESHIGRSLHKIPNSEEISFISKMNDLWEIRSFNVSTSKVKFIVPTLENIEDMCWTPDGTILMAQNNILYKFNPKKDNKWIEIASLKEFGIVNITRLAVNNDGSKLALVAENEYQKLEPKLENISWITGNWKGEAFGGITEENWSEPSGGSMMATFKLINDGKVTFYEIEIIREIDNTLILQLKHFGNDLKGWETKDETVDFPLKEITPNKVVFEGMSFEKISKNEMNVYVDIHQKDGTIETVKFKYTK; from the coding sequence ATGAAAAAAATACTTTTTATTTTAACTTTTTGTACCGTTTTATTTAATCATGCACAATCTGATATTGACGTGTACCTTTTTGACTTAGAAATAAGTAATGACGAATACAAACTTTCAAATATTGTAAACGTTTCTAATAATGAAGGTTATGACAATCAACCATCATTTATAGACAACAATACAATTGTTTATGCAGGTACTAGAAATAATCAAACTGATATTGTAAAATATAGTATAGATACAAGTAAAAAAACTTGGATTAACACTACTGAAGGTAGTGAATATTCTCCTTTAAAAATTCCAAATGAAAATGCCGTTTCTTCAATTAGATTAGAAGAAAACGGTGATCAAAAACTGTATTCCTATAATTTAGAAACAGGAGAATCTGAAATTTTGGTAGACAAACTTATTATTGGATACCATACTTGGTTTATTCCTAACATTCTTATTTCATCCGTACTAGACTATGGAAATCTTTCCCTTTTCGTTACTAATGTGAACGAACAACAAAATCATAAAATTGAAAGTCATATAGGCAGATCATTACATAAAATTCCAAACTCTGAAGAGATAAGTTTTATAAGTAAAATGAATGATTTATGGGAGATTAGATCTTTTAACGTCAGTACTAGTAAAGTAAAATTTATTGTTCCTACACTTGAAAATATTGAAGATATGTGTTGGACTCCAGATGGAACGATTTTAATGGCTCAAAATAATATACTCTACAAATTCAATCCAAAAAAAGACAATAAATGGATTGAAATAGCATCACTTAAAGAGTTTGGAATTGTAAATATTACAAGATTAGCAGTTAATAATGATGGTTCTAAATTAGCTTTAGTTGCAGAAAATGAATATCAAAAATTAGAACCAAAACTAGAAAACATTTCTTGGATTACTGGTAATTGGAAAGGAGAAGCATTTGGAGGTATTACCGAGGAAAACTGGAGTGAACCAAGTGGTGGTTCAATGATGGCTACTTTTAAATTAATAAATGATGGAAAAGTAACTTTTTATGAAATTGAAATAATTAGAGAAATTGATAATACACTCATTTTACAACTAAAGCATTTTGGAAATGATTTAAAAGGATGGGAAACTAAAGATGAAACTGTTGACTTTCCACTAAAAGAAATTACTCCTAACAAAGTTGTTTTTGAAGGAATGTCATTTGAAAAAATAAGTAAAAATGAAATGAATGTTTATGTAGATATTCACCAAAAAGATGGAACTATTGAAACTGTCAAATTCAAATACACAAAATAA